The Setaria italica strain Yugu1 chromosome IX, Setaria_italica_v2.0, whole genome shotgun sequence genome has a window encoding:
- the LOC101771620 gene encoding proline-rich protein 4 — MVASLPQAAALFAALLAVSFGAAAWKAEAAAPPPVVVGSIKCLDCFPNDINAEDAFKGLQVAIKCKSAADENYDYETKAVGPLDDVGVFRIPLAAELLRDDGNLDRDCYAQLHSAPDTPCVGQAPPRIAPTQDGTAAATSAIYLAAAADTVFSPVACACGKKKKKHFMFGPPPPPPRPTPTPTPNPPTPTYGPPTPTPTPVPEPRPPAPEEPEPFFKKKPKMKFMHKKKPCPPLVDDDTTRPAAAGQEKLPKKLN; from the exons ATGGTGGCTAGTCTTCCTCAAGCCGCGGCTCTTTTCGCTGCGCTCTTGGCCGTCAGCTTCGGCGCGGCGGCTTGGAAGGCCGAggctgcagcgccgccgccggtcgtggTTGGCTCGATCAAGTGCCTGGACTGCTTCCCCAACGACATCAATGCCGAAGATGCCTTCAAAG GCCTTCAGGTAGCGATCAAGTGCAAATCCGCCGCCGACGAGAACTACGACTACGAGACGAAGGCGGTCGGCCCCCTCGACGACGTCGGCGTCTTCCGCATCCCTCTCGCCGCCGAGCTCCTGCGCGACGACGGGAACCTGGACCGTGACTGCTACGCCCAGCTCCACAGCGCGCCTGACACGCCGTGCGTCGGCCAGGCGCCGCCCAGGATCGCGCCCACCCAAgacggcaccgccgccgccaccagcgccatctacctcgccgcggcggccgacaCCGTGTTCTCCCCCGTCGCGTGCGCCtgcggcaagaagaagaagaagcactTCATGttcggcccgccgccgccgccgcccaggccaACGCCAACGCCGACCCCGAacccgccgacgccgacgtacGGCCCCCCGACACCGACGCCCACGCCCGTACCGGAGCCCAGGCCCCCGGCGCCGGAGGAGCCCGAACCGTTCTTCAAGAAGAAGCCGAAGATGAAGTTCATGCACAAGAAGAAGCCGTGCCCGCCGCTCGTCGACGACGACACCACCCGACCTGCGGCAGCCGGGCAGGAGAAGCTACCCAAGAAATTGAACTAG
- the LOC101772024 gene encoding proline-rich protein 4, translated as MEIQARQRLLGVCAIVMAMGFANAVQGETELPVVVGLAKCSDCARKNMNAEAAFKGLQVAVKCRNSNGEYESTAVGPVDKSGAFSVPLAADLVGDDGELKRECFAQLHSASSEPCPGQEPSKIVAAPAVQGGGDKTFVALGGEVHRSSSECASAILCYPFLHKHHHVGIHTPVVVPHVPDHGHSLPPVTKPPVVVPEHKPPVPVPEHSAPPSTPVYTPPSTPVPVPEHKPPSTRTPIYHPPAQRKTVADP; from the exons ATGGAGATCCAAGCACGGCAGCGACTGTTGGGCGTTTGCGCCATTGTGATGGCGATGGGTTTCGCCAATGCCGTGCAAGGAGAGACAGAGCTGCCGGTCGTTGTCGGCTTGGCCAAGTGCTCGGATTGCGCGAGAAAGAACATGAACGCCGAGGCAGCTTTCAAAG GTCTTCAGGTGGCCGTGAAGTGCAGGAACAGCAACGGTGAGTACGAGAGCACGGCCGTGGGGCCGGTGGACAAGTCCGGCGCCTTCAGCGTCCCACTGGCCGCCGACCTCGTCGGCGATGACGGCGAGCTGAAGCGGGAATGCTTCGCGCAGCTCCACAGCGCGTCGAGCGAGCCATGCCCCGGCCAGGAGCCCTCCAAGATCGTCGCGGCGCCGGCCGTccaaggcggcggcgacaagACTTTCGTCGCGCTCGGCGGCGAGGTGCACCGCTCGTCGTCCGAGTGCGCTTCGGCGATCCTTTGCTACCCTTTCCTCCACAAGCACCACCATGTAGGGATCCACACGCCCGTGGTTGTCCCTCACGTCCCAGATCACGGCCACTCCCTGCCGCCTGTCACCAAGCCTCCGGTGGTCGTGCCTGAGCACAAGCCGCCGGTGCCCGTGCCGGAGCACAGCGCGCCTCCTTCGACGCCGGTGTACACGCCACCGTCGACGCCGGTGCCCGTGCCGGAGCACAAACCTCCGTCGACGCGAACCCCCATCTACCACCCGCCGGCGCAGCGCAAAACTGTCGCTGACCCGTAG